A DNA window from Camelina sativa cultivar DH55 chromosome 17, Cs, whole genome shotgun sequence contains the following coding sequences:
- the LOC104755953 gene encoding putative ALA-interacting subunit 4 has product MSSSATSSIALGGRSAEASATKNTSKRPKYSRFTQQELPACKPILTPKWVILTFLVSGVVFIPLGVICLFASQGVTEIVDRYDTDCIPLSSRDNKVRYIQGLEDKRCNRTIMVTKTMKNPVYIYYQLENFYQNHRRYVKSRQDGQLRSPKDEDDVKSCAPEDTIGGEPIVPCGLVAWSLFNDTYDFSRNNQNIPVNKKGISWKSDRESKFGKNVFPKNFQKGSPIGGKSLDQHVPLSEQEDLIVWMRTAALPTFRKLYGKIDTDLQAGDTIKVLLQNNYNTYSFDGKKKLVLSTTSWLGGRNDFLGIAYLTVGSICLFLAVFFSVLYLAKPRQLGDPSYLSWNRSAGGGR; this is encoded by the exons ATGAGCTCATCTGCGACGTCCTCAATTGCCTTAGGCGGTAGATCCGCTGAGGCTTCTGCTACCAAAAACACCTCAAAGCGTCCAAAAT ATTCAAGATTTACCCAACAGGAGCTTCCAGCATGCAAACCAATTCTTACTCCCAAATGG GTGATTCTGACTTTTCTTGTCTCAGGAGTTGTCTTTATTCCTCTTGGAGTGATTTGCCTATTTGCTTCTCAGGGT GTCACTGAAATTGTTGATAGATATGACACAGACTGCATTCCTTTATCATCTAGAGACAACAAAGTCAGATATATACAGGGCTTAGAAGATAAGAGGTGTAACAGAACAATCATG GTAACTAAAACTATGAAGAATCCTGTCTATATATATTACCAGCTTGAGAACTTTTACCAAAATCATCGACG GTATGTGAAAAGTCGACAAGATGGACAATTGAGAAGTCcaaaagatgaagatgatgtgaaGTCATGTGCGCCTGAAGACACTATTGGTGGTGAACCTATTGTTCCTTGTGGTCTTGTTGCTTGGAGTTTGTTCAATGATACTTATGACTTCAGtagaaataaccaaaatatcCCTGTGAATAAGAAAGGTATCTCATGGAAGAGTGATAGAGAATCAAAGTTTGGTAAAAATGTCTTCCCAAAAAACTTCCAGAAAGGATCTCCCATCGGCGGTAAAAGTCTTGATCAACATGTTCCA TTGAGTGAGCAAGAAGACCTAATTGTGTGGATGCGAACTGCAGCTTTACCAACATTTAGAAAGCTGTATGGTAAAATAGACACTGATCTTCAAGCTGGAGATACAATAAAGGTCTTGTTGCAGAATAATTACAACACTTATAGCTTCGATGGAAAGAAGAAGCTTGTGCTATCTACCACAAGCTGGCTTGGTGGGAGGAATGATTTCCTTGGGATTGCGTATTTGACTGTTGGTAGCATATGCTTGTTCTTGGCTGTTTTCTTCTCCGTCTTGTATCTAGCAAAACCAAG GCAATTGGGAGATCCATCTTACTTGTCATGGAACAGAAGTGCCGGGGGTGGACGATAA
- the LOC104755955 gene encoding LOW QUALITY PROTEIN: organic cation/carnitine transporter 6-like (The sequence of the model RefSeq protein was modified relative to this genomic sequence to represent the inferred CDS: substituted 1 base at 1 genomic stop codon) yields MANPXEPLLSHLVDDSEVNNKTRSEELTFDNVVEQSLSDFGFWQLFQISLVGLALLFDAQQIFITVYTDAYPTWHCLNHTICDPSASDICKLPRSAWEWDGGFKGKSIISEFGLECSSSLLRGMPSSSFYIGAIVGGFFLALIPDDSLGRKKLVLLSTFTMSITSIFATFSTNVWIYASLKFIIGFARSQTWSYALVLISERVSTRWRPRATMLPFTLFVLGFMSLSGIAYLAQHSSWRYLYLYTSVPAISYCIFIYLFALESPRWLHMQGKDKEAIDVLTKMSPKNRAYLESVISKLPLEQESHAQVPTYSIKDFFFRRWAFRRISVVMIIMFGLGISYYGVPLAARDIDVNIYLSETLNALVELPTFVITPILLERFNRRSSILINTLLGGASGVLCFLLSILGQTEIAFAFELATFFCARIGFNLMAVFMVEMFPTCVRSSATMMFQQALVVGGACCPLIASIGRDIHIPSVSFAVFGTAMSGLGLFVLILPETKGLSLCDTMEAVPA; encoded by the coding sequence ATGGCAAATCCATGAGAACCATTGTTGTCTCATCTTGTCGATGATTCTGAAGTCAACAACAAAACCAGATCAGAAGAATTGACTTTTGACAATGTCGTCGAACAGAGCTTATCTGATTTCGGATTCTGGCAACTTTTCCAGATATCACTCGTTGGGCTTGCTTTGCTCTTCGATGCTCAGCAGATATTCATCACCGTCTACACAGATGCATATCCCACGTGGCATTGTCTTAACCACACGATCTGCGATCCTTCGGCTTCCGACATCTGCAAGCTTCCAAGATCAGCCTGGGAATGGGACGGTGGTTTCAAGGGCAAGTCCATCATTTCAGAATTTGGCCTCGAGTGCTCGAGCTCATTACTCAGAGGTATGCCTAGTTCTTCTTTCTACATTGGTGCCATTGTTGGTGGTTTCTTCCTAGCTTTGATCCCAGACGATTCCTTGGGTCGTAAGAAACTAGTTCTGCTCTCTACCTTTACAATGTCAATCACTTCAATCTTTGCTACCTTCTCAACCAATGTATGGATTTATGCATCCCTAAAGTTTATCATCGGATTCGCGCGATCACAGACCTGGTCGTACGCGCTAGTCCTCATCAGTGAGCGTGTCTCCACCAGATGGAGACCAAGAGCTACGATGCTTCCGTTTACCCTATtcgttttagggtttatgtCCTTGTCTGGAATAGCTTACCTTGCACAACATTCTTCATGGAGATATCTATATCTATACACATCCGTTCCAGCAATAAGCTATTGTATCTTCATCTACCTCTTTGCACTCGAATCGCCTCGGTGGCTTCACATGCAAGGAAAGGacaaagaagccattgacgttcTCACAAAGATGTCACCTAAGAACAGAGCTTATCTGGAATCAGTGATTTCTAAGTTACCCCTGGAGCAAGAAAGCCATGCACAAGTGCCAACGTACTCGATTAAGGACTTTTTCTTCCGAAGATGGGCTTTTCGGAGGATTTCTGTTGTTATGATCATAATGTTTGGGTTGGGAATATCGTACTACGGTGTTCCTTTAGCAGCTAGAGACATAGACGTCAACATCTACTTGAGTGAAACCCTAAACGCATTGGTGGAGTTGCCTACTTTCGTAATCACTCCAATCTTATTAGAGAGATTCAACAGAAGAAGCTCTATTCTAATCAATACCTTGCTCGGTGGGGCATCGGGAGTGCTTTGTTTCCTTCTCAGCATTCTCGGACAAACCGAGATCGCGTTTGCGTTCGAACTCGCAACATTCTTCTGCGCTAGGATCGGATTTAACCTTATGGCTGTGTTTATGGTTGAAATGTTTCCGACTTGTGTGAGAAGTTCAGCAACGATGATGTTTCAACAGGCTCTAGTTGTTGGAGGAGCTTGTTGTCCGTTAATTGCGTCCATTGGAAGAGACATACACATACCGTCAGTATCGTTTGCGGTTTTCGGAACTGCAATGTCCGGTTTaggattgtttgttttgattcttcCCGAGACAAAAGGTTTGAGTCTCTGTGATACGATGGAAGCAGTGCCGGCTTAA
- the LOC104755956 gene encoding cation/H(+) antiporter 1, with protein MDPKMLFCLPEGDALFNPLNTMFIQMACILVFSQFFYLFLKPCGQAGPVAQILAGIVLSLLTIIRKVHEFFLQKDSASYYIFFSFLLRTGFMFLIGLEIDLDFMKRNLKNSIVITLCSLLSSGVIWLPFLWFLIKFIQIKDDFLTFYLAFLVTLSNTAAPVVIRSIIDWKLHTSEIGRLAISCGLFIEISNIFLYTVVVSFISGTMTGDIFLYSFATGVIILINRFLASWLPKRNPKEKYLSKAETLAFIILILIIALTIESSNLNSTVFVFFIGLMFPREGKTYRTLINRLSYPIHEFVLPVYFGYIGFRFSVNSLTKRHYLVLGMTVALSLLGKLLGVLCACSFLKIPRRYWLFLSTILSVKGHVGLVLLDSNLVYKKWFTPIVHDMFVASLVIMTLFSGIMTSLLLRTQAKSFAHKNTSLEFFDTKEELRVLTCVYGVRHARGSISLVSALSGCSPGVSPSPFTPYLMHLIPLPKKRKTELLYHELDEDAGNSNGGDDEFGTNEGLEINDSIDSFTKDRNIMIRQVKLVAQMENMHEEICNATEDLRVSIVLLPFHKHQRIDGKTTNDGEVFRHMNRKVLKQAQCSIGIFVDRNITGFHQLHGGDSVQHVVALFFGGPDDREALSLCKWLTNNSQIHLTVIQFVADDSKTEKLVGDAVTKENNEVFLEIVSKDQTEDETDRIFLEEFYNRFVTTGQVGFIEKRVSNGLQTLTILRDIGEMYSLFVVGRNRGDCPMTSGMNDWEECPELGTVGDFLASSNMDVNSSVLVVKRHRDSFDSFVDE; from the exons GCTGGGATTGTGTTGagtttgctcacaattatacgCAAAGTCCACGAGTTTTTCCTCCAAAAAGACTCAGCAAGCTATTACATATTTTTCTCATTCCTTTTACGAACAGGTTTCATGTTCTTGATCGGTCTCGAGATCGATCTTGATTTCATGAAACGGAATTTGAAGAACTCCATCGTCATAACGTTATGCTCCTTACTCAGTTCTGGCGTCATCTGGCTCCCTTTCCTCTGGTTTCTCATCAAGTTCATTCAGATCAAAGATGATTTCTTAACATTTTACTTAGCATTCCTCGTTACCTTGTCCAATACGGCAGCTCCTGTCGTCATACGTTCTATCATAGACTGGAAACTCCACACATCCGAGATTGGACGGCTAGCAATCTCATGCGGATTGTTCATCGAGATAAGTAACATATTCCTCTACACAGTCGTCGTTTCTTTCATCTCGGGTACTATGACCGGCGATATCTTTCTCTACTCATTTGCCACCGGAGTTATAATCTTGATTAATAGATTCTTAGCTTCATGGCTCCCAAAGAGAAACCCTAAAGAGAAATATCTCTCCAAAGCTGAAACGCTTGCTTTCATCATCCTTATTTTAATCATCGCGTTAACCATCGAATCCAGCAACTTAAACTCCacggtttttgtgtttttcatcGGACTAATGTTTCCGAGAGAAGGGAAAACTTACCGAACGTTGATCAACCGGTTGAGTTACCCGATTCACGAGTTTGTTCTTCCGGTTTACTTTGGTTACATCGGGTTTAGATTCAGCGTCAACTCGTTAACCAAACGCCATTACCTCGTCCTCGGCATGACAGTAGCTCTAAGCCTACTGGGGAAGCTTCTAGGAGTGTTATGCGCTTGTTCATTCCTTAAGATCCCAAGGCGGTATTGGCTTTTCTTGTCAACCATTCTTTCCGTCAAAGGTCATGTCGGTCTTGTTCTTCTAGACTCTAACTTGGTTTACAAG AAATGGTTTACTCCGATAGTTCATGACATGTTCGTTGCTTCTCTGGTGATCATGACATTGTTTAGCGGAATTATGACGTCTTTGTTGCTTAGAACGCAAGCAAAAAGTTTTGCACACAAAAATACATCGCTCGAGTTTTTTGATACTAAAGAGGAGCTACGAGTGTTGACTTGTGTCTACGGCGTTCGTCATGCTCGTGGATCGATCTCTTTAGTCTCTGCTCTAAGTGGCTGCTCTCCTGGAGTTTCGCCTTCGCCGTTTACGCCTTATCTTATGCACCTCATACCCCTCCCGAAGAAGCGGAAAACAGAACTGTTGTACCACGAATTAGACGAAGATGCAGGAAACTCCAACGGTGGAGACGATGAGTTCGGTACTAACGAAGGACTAGAGATAAACGACTCGATCGATTCGTTTACTAAAGACAGAAATATCATGATCCGGCAGGTCAAACTCGTGGCGCAGATGGAGAACATGCACGAAGAGATCTGTAACGCCACTGAAGATCTACGTGTCTCCATCGTGCTTCTTCCCTTCCATAAACACCAGAGGATCGACGGCAAAACAACGAATGATGGGGAAGTTTTTCGACACATGAACCGGAAGGTTCTAAAGCAAGCTCAGTGTTCGATTGGTATCTTTGTGGATAGAAACATAACCGGGTTTCACCAGCTTCATGGGGGTGATTCGGTACAACACGTTGTGGCATTGTTCTTTGGTGGTCCTGATGATCGTGAGGCCTTGTCCTTGTGCAAGTGGCTTACCAACAACTCTCAGATTCACCTCACGGTCATACAGTTTGTCGCGGATGACTCAAAGACAGAGAAACTTGTTGGAGACGCGGTGACCAAGGAGAACAACGAAGTATTCTTGGAGATTGTTAGTAAAGATCAGACCGAAGACGAAACTGATCGAATCTTCTTAGAGGAATTCTATAACAG ATTTGTAACGACGGGGCAAGTTGGATTCATAGAGAAGCGAGTGAGCAACGGATTGCAGACGCTGACGATTCTGAGAGATATAGGAGAGATGTATTCACTGTTTGTGGTggggagaaacagaggagattgCCCGATGACGTCGGGAATGAACGATTGGGAAGAGTGTCCGGAATTAGGAACGGTCGGAGATTTCTTGGCTTCATCAAATATGGATGTAAATTCTTCTGTATTAGTAGTCAAAAGACATAGAGACTCATTTGACAGTTTTGTAGATGAATAG